In a single window of the Pontibacter russatus genome:
- a CDS encoding arylesterase — protein MIKMKYLMLQLTAVLVLAGCGNAQNNNRLEAGEDATAAAETSEAPPKETETKTILFFGNSLTAGYGLEPDQAFPALIQQRIDSLDLPYKVINAGVSGETTAGGKARIDWLLKQPVDIFVLELGANDGLRGISTEETYNNLKAIIEKVRSKNPEVEILLAGMQIPPSMGQKYTQQFREVYTRLAEEEQVVLIPFLLEGVAGDRDLNQGDGIHPTEEGHKILAENVWTVLEPVLQEEAAS, from the coding sequence ATGATAAAGATGAAATATTTAATGCTTCAGCTGACGGCAGTGCTGGTGCTGGCTGGCTGTGGCAATGCACAGAACAACAACCGCCTGGAGGCCGGGGAAGATGCCACGGCCGCAGCGGAAACCAGCGAGGCACCCCCGAAAGAAACGGAAACGAAGACCATCCTCTTTTTTGGAAACAGCCTAACGGCAGGCTACGGACTTGAGCCGGACCAGGCTTTCCCGGCGCTTATCCAGCAGCGCATCGACTCGCTGGACCTGCCTTACAAGGTCATCAATGCGGGTGTCAGCGGCGAGACCACGGCAGGCGGCAAGGCGCGCATCGACTGGCTGCTGAAACAGCCGGTCGATATTTTTGTGCTGGAACTGGGCGCCAACGACGGGCTGCGGGGCATCAGCACAGAAGAAACCTACAACAACCTGAAGGCCATCATCGAAAAGGTGCGCAGCAAGAACCCGGAGGTGGAAATCCTGTTGGCCGGGATGCAGATTCCGCCGAGCATGGGCCAGAAGTACACGCAGCAGTTCCGGGAGGTGTACACTAGGCTGGCCGAAGAGGAACAGGTGGTGCTGATTCCATTCCTGCTGGAGGGCGTGGCTGGCGATCGCGACCTGAACCAGGGCGACGGCATCCACCCGACCGAGGAAGGCCATAAGATTCTGGCGGAAAATGTGTGGACTGTTCTGGAACCTGTACTTCAGGAGGAAGCAGCATCATAA
- a CDS encoding RNA polymerase sigma factor codes for MTEAELIAGCQRADTKAQKLLYERFASQMYGVCLRYLKNGMDAEEALLNGFMKIYQHIGSFEAKGSFEGWVRRIMVNEALGFLRKKEPLHLAIEDSHVQVAGTGSADHELAEGELLELLAALPAGYRAVFNLYAIEGYAHKEIADMLGITEGTSKSQLSKARAMLQRRLTGKEAVVL; via the coding sequence GTGACAGAAGCAGAACTGATAGCAGGATGCCAGCGGGCAGACACCAAGGCGCAGAAGCTCCTGTACGAGCGCTTTGCCTCGCAGATGTACGGCGTGTGCCTGCGCTATCTCAAAAACGGGATGGACGCTGAAGAAGCGCTGCTGAACGGGTTTATGAAGATTTACCAGCACATCGGCTCGTTTGAGGCAAAGGGCAGCTTTGAGGGCTGGGTGCGCCGCATCATGGTGAACGAGGCACTCGGCTTCCTGCGAAAGAAGGAACCGCTGCACCTTGCCATCGAGGACAGCCATGTGCAGGTGGCGGGCACCGGAAGCGCCGACCATGAACTGGCAGAAGGCGAACTGCTGGAGCTTTTGGCGGCTTTGCCCGCCGGTTACCGGGCTGTTTTTAACCTGTACGCGATTGAGGGATATGCACACAAAGAGATAGCCGACATGCTCGGGATTACCGAAGGCACCTCAAAATCGCAGTTGAGCAAGGCGCGTGCCATGCTGCAGCGCCGCCTGACAGGCAAAGAGGCTGTAGTTTTATAA
- a CDS encoding SDR family NAD(P)-dependent oxidoreductase, translating into MKTTKEENKGKTVLITGASNGFGMEFAKLFAQDGYNLILVARSTDRLKNLGYELQDEHQLEHVCIITSDLTRPEAAQEVYDAVRSSGIEVDVLVNNAGAGLHGFFHDTDLEREQAIIQLNIGTPVALTKLFLQDMKLRNEGKILNVASVVSFMPSPLMAIYGATKAFVLSFSEALTNELQDTNITVTALCPGASNTMFFRRAGAAHTRAANGSLSEPADVARDGYNALMNGEMRVVSGMMNKVQAVATGVLPDSATAASMRHLMEEEDEEVHSSYQD; encoded by the coding sequence ATGAAAACAACGAAAGAAGAAAACAAAGGGAAGACCGTATTGATTACCGGGGCGTCGAACGGCTTCGGGATGGAGTTTGCCAAATTATTTGCGCAGGATGGCTACAACCTCATCTTGGTGGCCCGCAGCACCGACCGGCTGAAAAACCTCGGCTATGAGTTGCAGGACGAACATCAGTTGGAGCATGTCTGCATCATCACCTCAGACCTGACAAGGCCTGAGGCCGCACAGGAGGTATACGACGCAGTAAGGAGCAGCGGCATCGAAGTGGACGTGCTGGTGAACAACGCCGGGGCGGGCCTGCACGGCTTCTTCCACGACACCGACCTGGAGCGCGAGCAGGCCATCATCCAACTGAACATCGGCACGCCCGTCGCGCTCACAAAGCTTTTCCTGCAGGACATGAAGTTGCGCAACGAAGGCAAGATCCTGAACGTGGCCTCTGTGGTATCGTTCATGCCGTCGCCGCTGATGGCCATATATGGCGCCACGAAGGCTTTCGTGCTATCCTTTTCCGAAGCCCTCACCAACGAACTGCAGGACACAAACATCACCGTGACCGCCCTTTGTCCGGGAGCCAGCAACACCATGTTCTTCCGGAGAGCGGGCGCAGCGCACACCAGAGCTGCAAACGGCAGCCTATCCGAACCGGCTGATGTGGCCCGCGACGGCTATAACGCGCTGATGAATGGTGAGATGCGCGTAGTGTCGGGTATGATGAACAAGGTGCAGGCAGTGGCTACAGGTGTGCTGCCCGACAGCGCCACGGCCGCCTCAATGCGCCACCTGATGGAGGAGGAAGATGAGGAGGTGCATTCTTCCTATCAGGACTAG
- a CDS encoding TrmH family RNA methyltransferase, whose translation MLSKAVVKYIKSLQLKKYRTQHRAFVVEGGKSVLELLKSGFETEYLFVTEPFYRQHGHSFPENIALDVVTEDDLVKAGTFSSNNAALAVARMRERPPLRVAPDELAIALDDIRDPGNLGTIVRIADWYGIQKIICSETCADFYNPKVIAASMGSFTRVQVHYLDLAVWLQQHRASHAIYGASLAGENLHAMHLKPEGIVVLGNEASGLRPEVAAQVNQLIKIPAFGTAESLNVATAAAIIIDNFRRHTGQ comes from the coding sequence ATGTTGTCAAAAGCGGTCGTAAAGTATATCAAATCCCTGCAATTAAAAAAATACCGCACCCAGCACCGGGCATTTGTGGTGGAGGGGGGCAAGAGCGTGCTGGAGCTGCTCAAGTCCGGTTTTGAAACCGAATACCTGTTCGTGACGGAGCCGTTTTACCGGCAGCACGGGCACAGCTTCCCCGAAAACATAGCCTTAGACGTGGTGACGGAAGACGACCTGGTAAAAGCCGGGACCTTCTCCAGCAACAACGCGGCGCTGGCCGTGGCTCGCATGCGGGAGCGCCCGCCGCTCCGGGTAGCCCCGGACGAGTTGGCGATCGCCTTAGACGACATACGGGATCCGGGAAACCTGGGTACCATCGTCCGCATCGCCGACTGGTACGGCATCCAAAAAATAATCTGCTCCGAAACCTGCGCCGACTTTTACAACCCCAAGGTCATCGCGGCCTCTATGGGCTCCTTTACCCGGGTGCAGGTGCATTACCTGGACCTGGCCGTATGGCTGCAACAGCACCGTGCGAGCCATGCCATATATGGCGCATCGCTGGCCGGGGAGAACCTGCACGCCATGCACCTGAAGCCGGAGGGCATCGTGGTGCTGGGGAATGAGGCCAGTGGGCTGCGGCCGGAGGTGGCCGCCCAGGTGAACCAACTCATCAAAATCCCCGCTTTTGGCACCGCCGAATCACTGAATGTGGCTACCGCTGCGGCCATCATCATCGATAACTTCAGGCGGCACACCGGGCAGTAA
- a CDS encoding outer membrane beta-barrel protein, whose protein sequence is MKRVLLLLAIFMATATGVFAKGGPTVGQYLETPEDTIIIKMANGAKMILQLQNIQQLKAFQNYSLDSLMRELNKYVERVDEMESSNPGSKDMTVTFNTSESEDGKAEQVTVTVQENDPKTGEVKTERHEIRINKNFKIDVEVEEDGDNTKVNVDVPTKDERDSTRAAHEEEHYKVTRFESGLDLGLNAFTGDASNLVDLKPLGSRYVSLNLHLKSQVGGRKSPFYIVSGPEFAFNNYMFEDNVVVEEEGDMTVFREEEELNFEKSKLTHSSVNLPLMALFQFKRENGKDGFTIGAGPFIGYRLGSHTKQKYELEGRTERDKTRDSFNLTDFQYGVEGVVGYGSLSLFAKYNMNDLFKENRGIQTNVVSFGIRLN, encoded by the coding sequence ATGAAACGAGTATTACTTCTCCTGGCCATTTTCATGGCCACCGCTACCGGTGTGTTCGCCAAGGGCGGTCCTACGGTTGGCCAGTACCTCGAAACCCCCGAGGACACCATCATCATCAAAATGGCGAACGGCGCCAAGATGATCCTGCAACTCCAGAACATCCAGCAGCTGAAGGCCTTCCAGAACTACAGCCTCGACTCGCTGATGCGCGAACTGAATAAATATGTGGAGCGCGTGGACGAGATGGAAAGCTCCAACCCCGGCTCGAAAGACATGACTGTCACCTTCAACACCTCCGAATCGGAGGACGGCAAGGCTGAGCAGGTGACGGTGACGGTGCAGGAAAACGACCCGAAAACCGGTGAGGTGAAAACGGAGCGCCATGAGATACGCATCAACAAAAACTTTAAGATTGACGTGGAAGTGGAGGAAGACGGCGACAACACCAAAGTGAACGTGGACGTGCCCACCAAAGACGAGCGCGACAGCACCCGTGCCGCCCACGAAGAGGAGCATTACAAGGTCACCCGCTTTGAATCCGGCCTCGACCTGGGACTGAACGCCTTTACCGGCGACGCCAGCAACCTCGTCGACCTGAAGCCATTGGGCTCGCGCTACGTGAGCCTGAACCTTCACCTCAAATCGCAGGTGGGTGGCCGCAAAAGCCCTTTCTATATCGTCTCAGGCCCTGAGTTCGCTTTCAACAACTACATGTTCGAAGACAATGTGGTGGTGGAGGAAGAGGGCGACATGACCGTGTTCCGCGAGGAAGAGGAGCTGAATTTCGAGAAGTCAAAACTGACGCACTCTTCCGTTAACCTGCCCCTGATGGCTCTGTTTCAGTTCAAGCGGGAGAACGGCAAAGACGGGTTTACGATTGGGGCCGGCCCTTTTATAGGCTACCGCCTGGGCAGCCACACCAAGCAGAAGTACGAACTGGAAGGCAGAACGGAACGGGACAAGACGCGCGACTCCTTTAACCTGACCGATTTTCAGTACGGCGTAGAGGGTGTGGTGGGCTACGGCAGCCTGAGCCTGTTCGCCAAATACAACATGAACGACCTGTTCAAGGAGAACCGCGGCATCCAGACCAACGTTGTCAGCTTCGGCATCCGGCTGAATTGA
- a CDS encoding ABC transporter permease, with translation MPDTIIKIEKKKNLNLPWLLKMAWRDSRRNRGRLALFISSIVLGIAALVAINSFSDNLRADIDRQAKSLIGADLVVASNKEVEPKMQQLLDSLAIGGDRSDEVRFASMVVFQKSQGTRLVQVRALEAGGFPYYGEIESVPVAASTTFRAGGRKALVDNTLLLQFDTRPGDSIKVGNLTFEIAGALHKIPGQTAMTATIAPAVYIPRRYLEETGLLQKGSRVSYYHYYKLPASTDADKLVEKLEPRFEEAGFGYDTVQSRKESTGESYENLSRFLALVGFVALLLGCVGVASAVHVYIREKLATIGVLRCLGMSGTQAFLIYLIQVAAMGLIGAVVGAILGSLIQLYLPQLFQSFLPVEVTVSVSWAAIAGGIGIGLVISVLFALLPLLTIRNVSPLITLRAGIEHVSKQPDKWRVGVYGLILAFVLVFAYLQLGEWLRALAFTGGVLVGFVVLALIARLMMWLVKRFFPSGWGYVWRQSLANLYRPNNQTLLLTVSIGLGTTLIATLFLMQRLLLSEVSIAGSENQPNLVLFDIQNAQKEEVAQLTREEGLPILQQVPVVTMRLEEMKGLTAADVREDTTLDIPDWSFTREYRVTYRDTLIDSEETVDGTWKGTASLDEGPIPISLEEGYAERLKIGLGDTLIFNVQGALVPTVLAHLREVDWNRVQTNFLVLFPAGVLEEAPQFHVLMTRTASDAQAAKFQQTLVQQFPTVSAIDLGLILETLDDILSKISFVIRFMALFSITTGLLVLIGSVNISKFQRVQESVLLRTLGASRRQILTINAFEYLLLGALAAGTGIVLSVAASWALAVFSFEMPFVPDLVPLLPVFIGITGLTVFIGMFNSRGILNKPPLEVLRREG, from the coding sequence GTGCCCGATACCATCATTAAGATAGAAAAGAAAAAGAACCTGAACCTGCCCTGGCTGCTGAAGATGGCCTGGCGCGACAGCAGACGCAACCGCGGGCGGCTCGCGCTGTTTATATCCTCTATCGTGCTGGGCATTGCGGCGCTGGTGGCCATCAACTCCTTTTCCGATAACCTGCGCGCGGATATAGACCGGCAGGCAAAATCATTGATAGGGGCTGATCTGGTGGTGGCCAGCAACAAGGAGGTAGAGCCAAAAATGCAGCAGTTGCTGGACTCACTGGCTATCGGCGGCGACCGCTCGGATGAGGTGCGCTTTGCCTCGATGGTGGTGTTTCAGAAATCGCAGGGCACGCGGCTGGTGCAGGTGCGGGCCCTGGAAGCAGGCGGCTTCCCTTATTACGGGGAGATAGAATCGGTGCCGGTGGCTGCCAGCACGACGTTCCGGGCCGGGGGGCGCAAAGCGCTGGTGGACAATACGCTGCTGCTTCAGTTCGACACCAGGCCCGGTGATTCCATTAAGGTAGGAAACCTGACTTTTGAGATTGCCGGTGCGCTGCACAAAATACCCGGCCAGACGGCCATGACGGCCACCATCGCCCCGGCCGTCTATATCCCCCGGCGCTACCTGGAGGAGACGGGCCTGTTGCAGAAAGGCAGCCGCGTCAGCTATTACCATTATTACAAACTGCCCGCCTCCACCGATGCCGACAAGCTGGTGGAGAAACTTGAACCGCGCTTTGAGGAGGCTGGCTTTGGCTACGACACCGTGCAGAGCCGCAAGGAGAGCACCGGAGAATCCTATGAAAACCTGTCCCGCTTTCTGGCGCTGGTGGGGTTTGTGGCGCTGCTCCTGGGTTGTGTGGGTGTGGCCAGCGCGGTGCATGTCTATATCCGGGAGAAACTGGCCACGATTGGGGTGCTCCGCTGCCTGGGCATGAGCGGCACGCAGGCTTTTCTGATTTACCTGATTCAGGTGGCGGCGATGGGCCTGATAGGGGCGGTGGTGGGCGCCATACTGGGCAGCCTCATCCAGTTGTACCTGCCGCAGCTTTTCCAGTCTTTTCTGCCCGTGGAGGTGACGGTGTCGGTGTCATGGGCGGCCATCGCCGGAGGAATCGGTATCGGGCTTGTGATTTCTGTCCTGTTTGCGCTGCTCCCGCTGCTCACCATCCGGAACGTGTCGCCGCTCATCACCCTGCGGGCAGGCATCGAGCACGTCTCGAAGCAGCCGGATAAATGGCGCGTCGGGGTGTATGGCCTCATCCTGGCCTTTGTGCTGGTGTTCGCTTACCTGCAGTTGGGCGAGTGGCTCCGGGCGCTGGCCTTCACCGGCGGCGTGCTGGTGGGCTTTGTGGTGCTGGCCCTGATTGCCCGGCTGATGATGTGGCTGGTGAAACGCTTTTTCCCGTCGGGTTGGGGCTATGTGTGGCGCCAGAGCCTGGCCAATCTCTACCGCCCCAACAACCAGACGCTGCTGCTGACCGTTTCGATTGGCCTGGGCACCACCCTGATTGCCACGCTGTTCCTGATGCAGCGCCTGCTTTTGAGCGAGGTGTCCATTGCGGGCAGCGAGAACCAGCCGAACCTGGTGCTGTTCGACATCCAGAACGCGCAGAAAGAGGAGGTGGCGCAGCTGACGCGGGAGGAAGGGCTGCCCATTCTGCAGCAGGTGCCCGTGGTGACGATGCGCCTGGAAGAAATGAAAGGCCTGACCGCGGCTGATGTGCGCGAAGACACGACCCTCGACATCCCGGACTGGAGCTTTACCCGCGAGTACCGCGTCACCTACCGCGACACGCTGATAGACTCCGAAGAAACTGTGGACGGAACCTGGAAGGGAACGGCCTCTTTAGACGAGGGCCCGATTCCCATTTCGCTGGAGGAAGGTTACGCGGAGCGGCTGAAGATAGGCTTGGGTGATACGCTAATTTTTAATGTGCAGGGCGCGCTGGTGCCTACGGTGCTGGCGCACCTGCGGGAAGTGGATTGGAACAGGGTGCAGACCAATTTCCTGGTGCTCTTCCCGGCTGGCGTGCTGGAGGAGGCGCCGCAGTTTCACGTGCTCATGACGCGCACCGCATCCGACGCCCAGGCGGCGAAGTTTCAGCAGACGCTCGTGCAGCAGTTCCCGACGGTATCGGCTATTGATTTAGGGCTTATACTGGAGACGCTGGACGACATCCTGAGCAAGATTTCATTTGTGATCCGTTTCATGGCACTCTTCAGCATCACCACCGGCCTGCTGGTGCTCATCGGCTCGGTCAATATCAGCAAGTTTCAGCGGGTGCAGGAGAGTGTGCTGCTGCGAACGCTGGGCGCGAGCCGCAGGCAGATCCTGACCATCAATGCTTTTGAGTACCTGCTGCTGGGCGCGCTGGCCGCCGGGACGGGTATTGTGCTGTCGGTGGCGGCCAGTTGGGCGCTGGCCGTGTTCAGTTTCGAAATGCCCTTTGTCCCGGACCTTGTGCCGCTTCTGCCGGTTTTTATCGGTATCACCGGGTTAACCGTGTTCATCGGGATGTTCAACAGCCGGGGCATTCTGAACAAACCTCCCCTGGAGGTGCTGCGCCGGGAAGGGTAG
- the tamL gene encoding translocation and assembly module lipoprotein TamL: MKPRLYISILAFTMACLQGCIPTRYLAEDEKLLVSMEPVGLETVEPASIQALYQQEPNRMVLGSTPYLALYNFGKKFYDPQKIQHRIERQEAKRDRKIAEAKADNDSTKVLRLREKFDSRIDRLQENKKEGNVLMQIGEPPAIYDSTLMEETMEQIHIYLNSKGYFNHQADYEKKVRNEKLVYITINVEENAPYRYTAFSYDIPDSAMLRLVKATADRSLLQLGEKYDEEQLSAERDRLYDLMKNRGYYDFARAYIEFEVDTSFAGKTAHIETIIQNPEDGEKHPLYTINKVYFKTDADRFGIPRDTIRYNGINYVAYKHRFSPLILDKKVDIYPGQRYSQLRTSTTQRKLAELDVFQFNNVLYNKTDTPSDSSFQLDAYINALPAKKFQETIELGLNFTERTPGPFSSVRLRVRNLFGGAENLDIGLRGGIEGQISIADNNQTVLIREFGGDVALSFPVILLPFTNKSLLSEYSPRTRIYTGYTNSDRQQYIRTNYELGLDYIWQVTRNPLRPPVMQFIFSPVNLNVVQGEILDRDFERSLIANSEGSRSLIESFSDGIISFVGFSFIYNTNDFTQTRNAHYFRTQMEVGGLTKELGLDLSNSKLQTFQYFKINPDYRRYIPLGGARYFVYRLSAGVASPIFDSEILPYEKHFFSGGASSVRAWQSRRLGLGSYSAIKPVEETEPYRVGVERDYDLEQPGEVLVEANVEYRFNIFSFLNGALFVDAGNVWLLDPDINRPGANFEFDRFYRELAVGTGFGLRLDLSVLILRFDLATKVYDPAGLYGNKFILNDFRFGNFLTRNNQSTLQIGIGYPF; the protein is encoded by the coding sequence TTGAAACCACGATTATACATATCCATCCTGGCATTTACAATGGCCTGCCTGCAGGGCTGCATCCCCACCAGGTACCTGGCCGAGGACGAAAAGCTGCTGGTGAGCATGGAGCCGGTGGGGCTTGAAACCGTGGAGCCAGCCTCCATACAGGCGCTTTACCAACAGGAGCCGAACCGCATGGTGCTGGGATCCACCCCCTACCTGGCGCTCTACAACTTCGGAAAAAAATTCTACGACCCGCAAAAGATACAGCACCGCATTGAGCGGCAGGAGGCGAAGCGCGACCGCAAAATAGCGGAGGCGAAAGCCGACAACGACTCGACCAAAGTGCTGCGGCTGCGGGAGAAGTTCGACAGCCGCATCGATCGCCTCCAGGAGAACAAGAAAGAGGGGAACGTGCTGATGCAGATAGGCGAACCGCCCGCCATATATGACTCTACCCTGATGGAGGAGACGATGGAGCAGATTCATATATACCTCAACTCCAAAGGCTATTTCAACCACCAGGCCGACTATGAAAAGAAAGTGCGGAACGAAAAGCTGGTTTACATCACCATTAACGTAGAGGAGAACGCCCCGTACCGCTACACCGCGTTCAGCTACGACATACCCGACTCTGCCATGCTGCGCCTTGTGAAGGCCACCGCCGACCGCTCGCTGCTGCAGCTGGGGGAGAAATACGACGAGGAGCAGCTATCTGCCGAGCGCGACCGCCTGTACGACCTGATGAAGAACCGCGGCTACTATGACTTTGCCCGGGCCTATATAGAGTTTGAAGTGGACACCAGTTTCGCCGGGAAGACCGCGCACATTGAAACCATCATCCAGAACCCGGAGGACGGGGAAAAGCATCCGCTGTACACCATCAATAAGGTTTATTTCAAAACCGACGCGGACCGCTTCGGCATCCCGCGCGACACCATCCGCTACAACGGGATTAACTACGTGGCTTACAAGCACCGCTTCTCCCCGCTCATCCTCGACAAAAAAGTGGATATATACCCCGGCCAGCGGTACAGCCAGCTGCGCACCTCCACCACACAGCGGAAACTGGCGGAGCTGGACGTTTTCCAGTTCAACAACGTGCTCTACAACAAAACCGATACGCCCTCAGACTCCAGCTTCCAGCTCGATGCCTATATCAATGCGCTGCCCGCCAAGAAGTTTCAGGAAACAATTGAGCTCGGACTGAACTTTACGGAGCGCACGCCGGGACCCTTCTCCAGCGTCAGGCTGCGGGTGCGCAACCTGTTTGGCGGCGCCGAGAACCTGGACATCGGGCTGCGGGGCGGTATCGAGGGGCAGATCAGCATAGCCGACAATAACCAGACGGTGCTGATACGGGAGTTTGGGGGCGACGTGGCATTGTCGTTTCCTGTTATCCTGCTGCCCTTCACCAACAAAAGCCTGCTGTCGGAGTACAGCCCGCGCACCCGCATTTACACCGGCTACACCAACAGCGACCGCCAGCAGTACATCCGCACCAACTACGAGCTGGGCCTGGACTATATATGGCAGGTGACGCGCAACCCGCTGCGCCCCCCCGTGATGCAGTTCATCTTCTCGCCCGTGAACCTGAACGTGGTGCAGGGCGAGATACTGGACCGTGACTTTGAGCGTAGCCTGATTGCGAACAGCGAGGGCAGCCGCTCCCTGATAGAGAGTTTCTCGGATGGCATCATCTCCTTTGTCGGCTTCAGCTTTATATATAACACCAACGACTTTACCCAGACACGCAACGCCCATTACTTCCGCACGCAAATGGAAGTGGGCGGGCTGACGAAAGAACTGGGCCTCGACCTGAGCAACAGCAAGCTGCAGACGTTCCAGTATTTCAAAATCAACCCTGATTACCGCCGCTATATACCGCTCGGGGGCGCCCGCTACTTTGTGTACCGCCTGAGCGCGGGGGTGGCCTCTCCTATTTTCGACTCGGAGATACTGCCCTATGAAAAGCACTTCTTCTCTGGCGGGGCCAGCAGCGTACGGGCCTGGCAGTCGCGGCGGCTGGGGCTCGGCTCTTATTCAGCCATAAAGCCCGTGGAGGAGACGGAGCCTTACCGTGTGGGCGTGGAGCGCGATTATGACCTAGAGCAGCCCGGTGAGGTGCTGGTGGAGGCGAACGTGGAGTACCGGTTCAATATCTTCAGCTTCCTGAACGGGGCCCTTTTTGTGGACGCGGGAAACGTGTGGCTTTTGGATCCGGACATTAACCGGCCAGGCGCAAACTTCGAGTTCGACAGGTTTTACAGGGAGCTTGCCGTGGGCACCGGCTTCGGCCTGCGCCTGGATTTGTCGGTGCTGATCCTGCGCTTCGACCTGGCCACGAAGGTATATGACCCCGCCGGACTCTACGGCAATAAGTTCATTCTGAATGATTTCCGATTCGGGAATTTCCTCACTCGCAACAACCAGAGCACGCTGCAGATAGGGATTGGCTACCCGTTTTAA
- a CDS encoding lysozyme inhibitor LprI family protein, which produces MRKLLYLCFVFTVNASFAQTQADMNKEAYAAYEKADKELNEVYRDILLAYKSDTAFIYNLRASQRIWIAFRDAELNMKYPARDAGFYGSMHPLCRASYLAELTRERTATLRKWLQVAAEGDACSGSVSLKN; this is translated from the coding sequence ATGAGGAAGCTCCTATATCTATGCTTTGTTTTTACAGTGAATGCGTCTTTTGCACAGACACAGGCCGACATGAACAAGGAAGCATATGCTGCCTACGAGAAGGCGGACAAAGAACTGAACGAGGTGTACCGGGATATTTTATTGGCATATAAATCAGACACGGCTTTTATATATAACCTGCGGGCTTCCCAACGGATATGGATCGCCTTCCGGGATGCAGAGCTCAACATGAAGTACCCGGCAAGAGATGCCGGTTTCTACGGCTCCATGCATCCGCTTTGCCGGGCAAGCTACCTGGCCGAGCTGACGCGGGAACGCACAGCGACGCTGCGGAAATGGCTTCAGGTCGCAGCGGAGGGCGATGCCTGTTCCGGTTCCGTCAGCTTGAAGAATTAA
- a CDS encoding ABC transporter ATP-binding protein codes for MSIILDIQDLKKTYNSGDRHLTVLQDINFSLQAGDTCSIVGPSGSGKTTLLGLCAGLDRASSGSVVLNGVRLDFLSEDERAQVRNQYVGFIFQNFQLIPTLTALENVMVPLELRGERHVQRQAMELLGRVGLAERHDHYPTQLSGGEQQRVSLARAFSNRPTILFADEPTGNLDEETGQRVEQLLFDLNRESGTTLVLVTHDLELAEKTQRIIRIKGGTVVSDTGAPVSVDREQF; via the coding sequence GTGTCTATTATACTCGATATACAGGATTTAAAGAAAACATACAACAGCGGCGACCGCCACCTGACGGTGTTGCAGGACATCAATTTTTCCTTACAGGCGGGAGACACCTGCTCCATCGTGGGGCCCTCCGGCAGCGGCAAAACCACCCTGCTCGGCCTCTGCGCCGGGCTCGACAGGGCCAGTTCCGGCTCGGTTGTGCTGAACGGCGTAAGGCTCGACTTCCTCTCGGAGGACGAGCGGGCGCAGGTGCGCAACCAGTATGTGGGCTTTATTTTTCAGAATTTTCAGCTCATCCCGACGCTGACGGCCCTGGAGAACGTGATGGTGCCGCTGGAGCTGCGGGGCGAGCGCCATGTGCAGCGGCAGGCGATGGAGCTGCTGGGCCGCGTCGGACTTGCCGAGCGCCACGACCACTACCCAACACAGCTTTCGGGCGGGGAGCAGCAGCGCGTGTCGCTGGCCAGGGCTTTCTCCAACAGGCCCACCATTCTGTTCGCGGACGAACCCACCGGCAACCTCGACGAGGAGACGGGCCAGCGGGTAGAGCAATTGCTGTTCGACCTGAACCGGGAGTCGGGCACCACGCTGGTGCTGGTGACGCACGACCTGGAACTGGCCGAGAAAACCCAGCGCATCATCCGCATCAAAGGCGGCACCGTGGTCTCGGACACCGGCGCCCCGGTTTCGGTGGACAGAGAGCAGTTCTGA